Proteins found in one Ptychodera flava strain L36383 chromosome 16, AS_Pfla_20210202, whole genome shotgun sequence genomic segment:
- the LOC139114908 gene encoding uncharacterized protein, with the protein MGLHTEAIPWFGGVLGTVDWHYKLCLKKVLRRAFIYEDELRTLLTEIEAVINDRPLTYVYGDCNEPLPLTPSQLIVGRTITTLPYDDINVDELRDPNYMSQTVLEKRSHRLSRLLEQFHARWSNEYLTALKERDFNCVRGSTTNEIKVGDVVLIHDSQKKRAQWKLAIVQKLNAGNDGLVRSAEIKTANGPSNRPITKLHPLEINTGDVNGTSPSTDDCATTNHIRRSSRRATKEAMRRIKEWNRVIATDEQ; encoded by the coding sequence ATGGGACTTCATACCGAAGCGATCCCCTGGTTCGGGGGGGTTCTGGGAACGGTTGATTGGCATTACAAATTATGCCTGAAGAAAGTACTGCGACGAGCTTTCATATACGAAGATGAGCTGAGAACACTACTCACAGAGATCGAAGCAGTAATTAACGATCGGCCACTGACTTACGTGTACGGCGACTGCAACGAACCCCTACCTCTAACTCCGTCGCAACTCATCGTCGGCCGAACAATTACCACTTTACCGTACGACGACATCAACGTCGACGAACTACGCGATCCAAACTACATGTCGCAAACCGTCTTGGAGAAGAGATCTCATCGTCTTTCAAGACTTTTAGAGCAATTTCACGCTCGTTGGAGCAACGAATACTTGACTGCACTGAAGGAAAGAGACTTTAATTGCGTGAGGGGCTCCACTACGAATGAAATTAAAGTCGGAGACGTCGTACTCATACACGACAGTCAGAAGAAACGTGCGCAATGGAAACTAGCCATTGTACAGAAACTGAACGCTGGCAACGACGGGTTAGTTCGCTCAGCTGAAATTAAAACGGCAAATGGACCTAGCAACCGACCTATCACCAAATTACATCCCCTTGAAATAAACACTGGCGATGTCAACGGAACCAGCCCATCAACAGATGATTGCGCTACAACTAATCACATCCGACGCTCATCCAGACGAGCAACAAAGGAGGCTATGAGACGAATCAAGGAGTGGAATAGAGTAATTGCCACGGATGAACAATGA
- the LOC139114909 gene encoding uncharacterized protein has protein sequence MATGREEAPKLQNEGKTAAASGDPGPTSRASSQTFRDAHRRQTVKLLGMADSAIRDVESSISEETKKDKLLDLQGIINSLHMKVDYLQRLDENILTSARQDELTNLIIEADDYLHDTRVQILKRENTLKRLSTSESSSATPVTQRGKTTQLPKLQLPTFEGDVLKWITFHDSFKSAVGNDPNLTGVQKFQYLKAQLREEALKSIEGLSMTDANYENALDILIKRYGQNHKIIYAHMSALWDLQAPSREISSMRNFYDTLETHVRGLKALGKSEDSYGDLLVPIIMRKLPGETRTQISRDHEDEWNLSDLRNAILKEVEALEDGSQSDLFMGSETYKSRDIASTAAFHAQGKKTREKPKCALCNGSHFPNNCDVITDIDKRKQIVTQKRLCFNYLGNHVVKVCKSKSRCRKCGKKHHTSICHTPVETKSTDRVQFAGTGTDYQFGSVMLKTAIADVRHPSKPHEQTTATILFDEGATRSFVTQDLADKIGAVTTSKETINLAVFGDKSPRSRTFKVTKLSVIAENGETIPMKALVVPKIAAPLQNQLSRKLGELTHLRGLKLAHPLSDCPSFVVDILIGADFYWDFVGDKIIRGPPTAVSSKLGYLLSGPVPGRVHGRNQILHFYFWIHRMNNNRCNVSGH, from the coding sequence ATGGCGACTGGACGGGAAGAAGCACCCAAGTTACAGAACGAGGGCAAAACTGCAGCCGCATCAGGAGACCCAGGGCCCACCTCACGAGCATCGTCACAAACGTTCAGGGACGCTCACAGAAGACAAACTGTGAAACTACTTGGGATGGCAGACTCTGCGATTCGTGACGTCGAATCTAGCATCTCGGAGGAAACGAAAAAAGACAAACTGTTGGATTTACAAGGAATTATCAACAGTCTACACATGAAGGTTGACTACCTGCAGCGATTGGATGAAAACATACTTACATCGGCAAGACAAGACGAACTCACAAATCTCATCATAGAGGCAGACGACTACCTGCACGATACTcgcgtgcaaattttgaaaagggaaaataCTCTGAAACGGTTATCTACTTCTGAGTCTTCGTCCGCTACCCCAGTGACCCAGCGAGGAAAAACAACTCAGCTACCAAAGCTACAACTACCTACTTTCGAAGGTGACGTACTCAAATGGATAACATTTCACGATTCGTTCAAGTCAGCAGTCGGCAACGATCCAAACTTGACTGGAGTACAAAAGTTCCAGTATCTCAAAGCACAGCTACGCGAAGAAGCGTTGAAGTCGATCGAAGGACTCTCAATGACAGACGCAAACTACGAAAACGCACTTGATATTCTGATTAAACGGTATGGGCAAAATCATAAGATTATCTACGCACACATGTCAGCTCTTTGGGACTTACAGGCACCGAGTAGAGAAATTTCCAGCATGCGAAATTTCTACGATACATTGGAGACGCACGTGCGCGGTCTCAAGGCTCTTGGTAAGAGCGAAGATTCATACGGGGACTTGCTTGTTCCGATCATCATGCGGAAACTACCGGGCGAAACACGTACACAAATTTCGCGCGACCACGAGGATGAGTGGAATTTGTCGGACTTACGAAACGCTATACTCAAGGAAGTCGAAGCATTGGAAGACGGCTCACAGTCTGATTTATTCATGGGTTCAGAAACCTACAAATCTCGTGACATTGCATCAACTGCAGCTTTTCATGCTCAAGGGAAAAAAACCCGCGAAAAACCGAAATGTGCGCTCTGCAATGGAAGTCATTTTCCCAACAACTGTGACGTCATAACAGACATTGATAAACGCAAGCAAATTGTTACACAGAAGAGACTATGCTTTAATTACCTCGGCAACCATGTAGTCAAAGTTTGCAAATCCAAGTCGCGCTGTAGAAAGTGTGGTAAGAAGCATCATACGTCGATATGCCACACACCCGTTGAAACGAAATCAACTGATCGTGTACAATTTGCAGGAACTGGCACTGACTATCAGTTTGGTTCAGTGATGTTGAAAACAGCTATCGCAGACGTACGGCATCCATCAAAACCACACGAACAGACTACagcgacaattttgtttgatgaaggGGCAACACGCTCATTTGTCACCCAAGATCTCGCGGACAAAATCGGCGCAGTTACAACTTCTAAAGAGACAATAAATTTAGCTGTATTCGGCGACAAATCACCTCGGTCGAGAACTTTCAAAGTTACTAAACTAAGCGTCATCGCGGAAAACGGAGAAACCATTCCAATGAAAGCTTTGGTCGTACCAAAGATCGCTGCACCGCTACAGAATCAGCTGTCAAGGAAACTCGGCGAGTTAACTCATTTACGCGGACTGAAACTCGCTCACCCGCTTTCGGACTGCCCATCATTCGTCGTAGACATACTCATCGGGGCAGATTTCTACTGGGATTTTGTTGGCGACAAGATAATACGAGGTCCACCCACAGCGGTATCATCAAAGTTAGGCTATCTGCTCTCAGGTCCAGTACCCGGACGCGTGCATGGTCGCAATCAGATTCTACATTTCTACTTTTGGATTCATCGGATGAACAACAATCGTTGCAACGTTTCTGGACATTAG